A window of Daphnia pulicaria isolate SC F1-1A chromosome 10, SC_F0-13Bv2, whole genome shotgun sequence contains these coding sequences:
- the LOC124314468 gene encoding neural/ectodermal development factor IMP-L2-like gives MKPTGIFTNVFLFLAALTLAAAASLPLRRTSIFRDSETPRRQYEELIASRQIRSNFESSTSDDQVEKSSAAGEPAGTLKFHIKPPSQLTVAMNDRLELICDVSGSPPPAVYWLKNGMPIPESPFDRDEIEEASNKISEIESLLPTRGLASTKARLLIDCVDGDAEAIYTCVAQSVNEKIVSSTYVHIEGEVAYNETTCTLRHETDSLPAIVFMWSGTYIDVEGRDAVILCRAAGNPSPNISWYTGDDRLITSGRHYQILPSGDLKIFNLRWNEHMGLYKCRAENEFGLDESVTFVYPVVPES, from the exons ATGAAACCCACCGGAATTTTTACCAACGTGTTTTTATTCCTGGCCGCATTGACACTGGCCGCAGCAGCCTCCTTGCCCCTCCGCAGAACATCCATCTTCAGG gaTAGCGAGACCCCTCGACGCCAGTACGAGGAATTGATAGCCAGTCGACAAATCCGCAGCAATTTCG AATCGTCAACATCGGATGATCAAGTCGAAAAATCATCAGCCGCTGGCGAACCTGCCGGAACGTTGAAATTCCACATCAAACCGCCTTCACAATTAACCGTAGCCATGAACGACCGTTTGGAATTGATCTGTGACGTTTCCGGTTCTCCTCCTCCGGCCGTCTACTGGCTCAAGAACGGCATGCCCATTCCTGAG TCGCCGTTCGACAGAGACGAAATTGAAGAAGCGTCAAACAAAATCTCCGAGATTGAGTCGCTGCTGCCGACCAGAGGTTTGGCTTCGACCAAAGCCCGTTTGCTCATCGATTGCGTTGATGGCGACGCCGAGGCCATTTATACTTGCGTAGCCCAGTCGGTCAACGAGAAGATCGTGTCCAGCACCTACGTTCATATTGAAG GTGAAGTTGCTTATAACGAAACCACCTGCACGTTGAGACACGAGACGGACTCGTTGCCGGCCATCGTTTTCATGTGGTCGGGTACCTACATCGACGTCGAAGGTAGAGATGCCGTCATCTTGTGCCGGGCAGCTGGTAATCCCTCGCCAAACATTTCGTGGTACACTGGTGACGATCGTCTCATCACCTCCGGACGCCACTATCAG ATTTTGCCCAGTggcgatttgaaaattttcaacCTCCGCTGGAACGAACACATGGGTCTTTACAAATGCCGGGCGGAGAATGAATTCGGATTAGACGAATCGGTCACTTTTGTTTACCCAGTTGTG CCGGAGAGTTAA
- the LOC124314460 gene encoding alpha-adducin-like translates to MATPAGDNDSIQNGSTLKRIHFQEEGHRSGYIPRGIIPVDDIGNIEPAGYAPGEKELRCKLAALYRLVDHLGWSQSVFNHITVKVSEDDHHFLLNPFGLLYHEITASSLIKVDVQGNMIDKGSTYFGVNIPGFVLHSAVHSARPDAKCVIHIHHASCIAVASMKCGFLPVSQEAVLVGNVSYHDFYGVLVDRAERETIIKNLGNNHIMFLRNHGLVVAGRTVEEAFTRAYHTVLACEAQVTMMSAGLENLIIVSEEAKQRSMEVVRRAQEMIEDGALKEKAGQQQQPSSGDVDTKEKKAPQVRWNLGDLEFEAYMRMMDNAGYRTGYPYRLPSFKRPTEN, encoded by the exons ATGGCAACTCCCGCCGGTGATAACGACTCTATTCAAAACGGAAGTACGCTAAAAAG GATTCATTTCCAAGAAGAGGGTCATCGAAGCGGTTACATTCCGCGAGGAATTATTCCCGTCGATGACATTGGAAATATCGAACCAGCTGGTTACGCTCCAGGAGAAAAGGAATTGCGATGTAAATTGGCCGCGCTTTACAGATTAGTGGATCACCTTGGGTGGTCCCAGTCGGTGTTTAACCACATTACT GTTAAAGTAAGCGAAGATGACCATCATTTTCTCCTGAATCCATTTGGATTGCTCTACCATGAAATCACCGCCTCGTCACTAATCAAAGTGGACGTCCAG GGCAACATGATTGACAAAGGATCCACCTATTTCGGTGTGAACATTCCTGGTTTTGTTCTACACTCGGCCGTTCATTCGGCACGTCCGGACGCCAAATGTGTGATTCACATTCATCACGCATCCTGCATTGCT gTGGCTTCGATGAAATGCGGCTTTCTCCCGGTCAGTCAGGAGGCTGTACTCGTCGGCAACGTGAGCTACCACGATTTTTATGGCGTTCTGGTCGACAGAGCCGAGCGCGAAACCATCATTAAAAATTTGGGCAACAATCAT ATTATGTTTTTGCGTAATCACGGCTTAGTTGTCGCCGGCCGCACGGTGGAGGAAGCTTTTACCCGTGCCTACCACACGGTGCTGGCGTGTGAAGCCCAAGTCACGATGATGTCCGCTGGTCTGGAGAACCTGATCATCGTTTCCGAAGAGGCCAAGCAGCGTTCCATG GAAGTTGTTCGTCGCGCTCAAGAAATGATCGAAGATGGCGCCCTGAAAGAAAAagcgggccagcagcagcaaccatcATCGGGAGACGTTGATACTAAAGAGAAGAAGGCGCCTCAAGTCAGGTGGAACCTCGGCGACCTCGAATTCGAAGCGTACATGCGGATGATGGACAATGCC GGATATCGAACGGGATACCCGTACCGTCTTCCATCGTTCAAGAGACCGACAGAAAATTAA